TCTCATTTCAGGTTTGGAAGAGAAAGGCTGAGCAATACTTGGCTGATTCTGGTATTCCTTACACCATAATACGGTAAACCATTAAAATCCATGGCAATGtagtctctctctttctaattTCGTGACAAGGTTTACAAATCCTGTCTAGGTGTCAACCGATCTTTTAGCAAAGGTTAGCATGTCTTATCAATTAGCAGATGTAGTAATAAGGTGGTTAAAATCTTTCTTTGGTATATTGTAACTGGTCTAGGAAAAAGCTGTCTTCCTTGATTGGTAGAGTAAAATACAACAATAGCATCATATGACTCTCTCTCTAGTGACTGCTCAAAAATTATGGCATTCTTGTGACGTCGTAGTTGTTGGTTCTTCACTATTTTTCTTTCCAGTTGACGTGTAACTTCTTGGTCTAATTAAGGGCTGGAGGGCTGCAAGATAAAGATGGAGGTGTCCGAGAATTGATTGTGGGGAAGGATGACGAGATTCTGAAGACAGAGACAAGAACTATAGCAAGGGCTGACGTTGCTGAAGTATGCATTCAGGTAATGTATCTGCGCGAACATTTATTTTCCTAATCTTTCTTTGTGTTGCATATTTCAGTGTTTATTTTGTGGTCCTTCAAATGTTTTCTCACTCCAGTTTTAATCTTAAACAGGCACTGCAGTTTGAGGAGGCCAAATTTAAGGCATTTGATCTGGCATCAAAGCCCGAGGGAACTGGTTCCCCAACGAAAGATTTCAAATCTCTATTCTCCCAAATTACAACCCGGTTTTAACCCTCAACTTGGACTGTGTTTCAGTGTTTGGTCAAGGATTATGTTACTACTTTACCGAACATCAATTCGGAATGCTGTAACTGAATGTGTTGATCAGGGATGAGAACCCAAGGAATAATGATATTCAGCTGCTTGTGTTTCGTTTCTTTAAAGCATGTAGCTGGGCATTTAAATAAGAGAAATTGAGACACTGTGAAGGTTCTGTAAGTATGTATCAGCTTAACTTTGCAATTGAATGTGTTTATTTGGTACATGCATCCTTGGTTGTCTCGGTATGTCTAAATGGAgtaaaaagaaatcaattggTTCCAGAAGCCATATTTTGAAAGCAATTTCCCAATCAAGGGATTggagtttttttatttgtattttatatCTTGGCGAATGTCACATGACAATGAATTTTTCCAATTAACAAACAGATTTCAATTGCTCTTCTTAATTAGCAAAATTAATATTGAACCCTGGTTGTTATCAAGGTGATACACATTATCTCCACCACTCTAACTAATTGTTTGGGtgtaaattaatattgaatttattaataaatttaaaacatattttCTCATAATATATTTGACGTTCTGTCTTGAATTTATGGAGAGAACTTTAAAAAAAGGTTTTATAAATTTTATCAAATCTAAACGGTGTCCTACTGCTACATCGAGTTTCCACCCGGCCAAGAAGTGAGAAAGTGAATACCCGGGCAGCTCTTAATCCTAACGACTTAAAACGGTGAGATGGCGGTTGTTCTCTCATTGACTTCCCTTCAACAATACCGTGCCGTTGTAAACCCTAATTCGAAGAGCTTCAAATCCCAACTCAAAATCCCAAATCGAAGCGTATACTCTACTATTCAAACCCGTCGAAGCACAATCCTTAATGTATTGAAGAACAGAAACTCCGACGAAACCAGTACAGATGGTTCCCCTCTCCCCCTCTCGAATTGGGTACTTGATTTTCTGAGTATGagataaatcaaaattttcttttagtttttatttttttattttttgtgttttgaagcagatgatgatgaagtgaaTGATTTGGGAGTAAAAGTAGCATTATCTGTGCTGAAATTCTACAAAAGTAAGTACATATATATTCATCAATCTCTGATTATATTTGTTTGATATctgttttcaaattttaaatcaaaataatcaaacaatTACGGACCAAACAGGGGAAATCTCGCCTGTAATACCGAGGAGTTGCCGTTATGTTCCTACATGTAGCGAGTATTCGATGGAAGCATACAAGAAATATGGAGTTGCGAAGGGAACAATCTTGACTGCCTGGCGTCTCTGTCGTTGCAATCCTCTTGGTAATCAATCTTGTTGTAGGTTCTTTCCTTACTTATTTTCAACACATCAAATTTAAATTCTGCACtgcattgtttgtttgttttttaaatgAATATTCATAACAGAGATTATGAGCTTGTTTTCAATTTTCCAGGTGGCTCTGGATTTGATCCTCCGCGATGGTTTGATGAGGAAGCTCCATCTGAAGAATGATTAAGCTAAATATACTGTTTTTGTTCTCTTTCAGGTCAGTCATACCTTCTTTTGTCATCTGTGTATTACTATCATGTCTACCTTTGTTGATGCTCTATTATCATATCTGTATTGTTTGGAGGCTAGAAGTCGAGACTGAATTTGTTTATTAGTTGAATATAATCTCTTTCAATATGTGCATTCAATCGCTTTCACTCTGGGAACCTTGTCACAACCATACATGAGGAATGCAATTTTATAGAATTTAGGTGAAAGCAAAACTGCCCTGTTCCACGCAGGGTAAATTAGAATCATGGAGACAGTCTCAGAAAAACTAGATAGCCCATTACAAGACTAACCCCGAAGAGAATCCCAAAAATCAGTCCACAACCAAGAGACTCGATAGGGAAAAACATGGACTCTTGGCACACATTACAATTGCTGTCGTTTTCTTTTACATAGTAACAGTATGAATCCTTAATGTGCATTCAACGACACCTAATCTGTAAAGTTACCTAGTAAACGATGAGTACCCAGATCATGATCAGTCGACCATTGGAGTCAACAACCTCATTTCCCTGTCAGGTCGACGAAAGTTTCCAAAAAGAAGTTATTTTGAGGATTAGAAAAGtaacaaaacagagagaaatgAAAGAATAGAAAGTGAAGAGCCAGCAAGTACCTTGGTCCTTTCATTCTCTCAGTAAATGCACCTAAGAAAGCCAGTGGCAGCACCTGAGAGCTAATCAGCTGGCTCTCACACATGATCCAAGTGACTTAGGCAGGCTTCCAAGCAGAAAGGGCATACACAATACGGCCCTTCCATCCCTGCAACATCCATCGGCTATCTTCGTCGATTATGaaatccctgtggtaacttgaCCTCACTCTGTTAGTTGCCTTGTTTACAATCTCTCTGTCCAAAGGGACCTGAGCAAAACCTGCCCTCAAGTGACGGACGTGCCATTGCTTGTATGTTTCTGGCCTCTCCACCCTCTCCCAGCCCTCACAAGCTATAACATTCAAAGCTTCCCCGCCAAAAATCTCTTTCTCAAGAAGCATCCTCTCTTGGTCTACCCGTGGTACTATAGTTTCAAGCATATCGAACATGGCAGAGAAATGAAATAGAGCTTCCCGGAACCGTGTAACAAAGAAGGGTGCATTGTAGGCACCATTAATAATGCCATGAACAAAAATAGCAGGATTAATCTTGCTTATGAAGTTGAGGAATATATCTCTTGAACTGTCTACTACCACAGTTTCGTCAAGCAAGTTCTTAGATCTATACAAACAATTAACAACAAGGAACTCATCCTTCTCAATCCTGAGTTCCTCTAATTGAATCGTTTCCCATTTCTTTGCTATGGCATTGTACTCAAATGGCACTTTGAAATGCTCAGCATAAGCTGCCAAGCGACGTCCGGTCTCCTCAACTTGCTCTGCTGGGCGAAAACCAGGTTGAGGAAAATCAATCCCTGTAATCCTTATTTTTGGTGGTCCATCAGGTCTCAATGAGAGCCGTTGAATAAGGGTGGGCCATTGAAAACCATAGAGGATGCCAAAATCAATGATATGTAGTTTCTTTGCATTTTCTGCCATGTTCTGTATCGTCTTGTTTGCAGTGAAGTTAGAGAGCTTCCTGAATGGGCATGCAGCAATATATAGCCGGTAAGCTTTCAAGATATCAGCAGCAGGTGTTCTCTTCTTAACAAGGCCTTTATAGATCTGGCTACCTGTACCAGCCAGTCGTGCCTCAAGGCCATCTGCAAAGCAATTAGCCAATCTCTGATTTCCATCACCAATTGGAGAAGAATGCTGCCTAATCAGCCTGAGCAAATCATGTGCACTCCTATGATCATCTGCTGCTACAGCTTGTGCACAATGAATCAGTAGCGTTCTCAAATCTACCACATCCTTCTTCCCACTTTGTTTCTTACCACGAAGCTTTCCACCAGTCGATCCCTTTGGCTTGTCATGCTTCCGTAAACTTTTACTAGCTCCTTCCTTGAGAGCATCACGAAGAGCAGTCCAATCAGATAGACCTTTCCCCACCTTACAAAGCAGCACATCATCAAACATGTCCGATCGTAAAGTGGTTTCTATATAAATTGCTGCCTGCTTGTTACTCCTCACCTCCTCTAAATCAGCATCATCCCTGTGAGGATTCTTCCTTCCCCTCGATCCACTCGGTGAGTACTCTTCCTCGTCTCTTTTCTCAATCTTCAATGCCACATCACTCATCCCTCCCTTGGCAACCTGAGTTAATGACCCATTCATATCCAACTTAACAAATAACTCATTACCAATCGGAAGAAACTTCCTAGCCTCTTCAACCCCCCTCTTGAATTGCCATATAGATTGGCGCTCTGTATTCTGATCAGGAACCCAAAGAGTACTGCTCGGAGAATCCAGCGTCCCATCCACACTAGTAATTACACTGTTCAAAGAGCTACAAGACGATTGGGATATGCAAGAAACAGGAAGACTCTGCACTTGAAAGGAACTATAGGCACCCATATTCTTAATCCAATTATTGTCAACTAAACAGGTTCTCATGGCACCGTCATTACTTACCCCATTGCTATAACTTCCATACAAGTTATCGTTGGGGATTTGGCCATTTTGATGGACATAACTCTGCTTATGAGGCTCTGGTGAAGGAGGGTAGTTTTTGCCGAGCACATCGTAGAATGATTTCTCAGCAGCTTGAAGACCCAAAGAATCTCGAAACATACAAGTCTTGTCCTCCATGTCTTCTTCCATAAGAATCTGGCTTATGTAACCCAAAATTGTATCAGAAAAATCGCAATCTTCCGGAATATCCTCCTCATGGTTGCCAGTGGAATACGGGTCTCTCTTCCTCGGTTTGGGATCATCAGATGGAACATAACAATGTGGCCTTAAGTTATGATCAATTAGGCTGTTTTCGAAGCTGTGTCCAGCGACAAGATTATGATTTGGAAGAACTGATATTGGTTGGTTTCCTAATCCCATTCCATTCATGTAACCAGAAAACCCTCTCAACCGCGGATCCATAACCATCTACTTCTGCAAATACCTAAATCCAATCCCCTCTTCTTTCGAATCACGGTTGATTATTCTTCAAATTAGCTCACTTTTAAGTACCTAAACCCCCCAAAAATGGCCATAAAAAATACCCTTTAGAGTATCTAATATAGTATCAACTAAGCAAAGAGATTCCAAAATTTCAGTCATTGAGAACAAGTACTTCCACAAGTTCTATTGGTGAAAGAGAATATCATAAATAGTAAGTGaagaaagcacaaaaatcaatccacGCATGACAGTAAACCAGCTAAAAATGCAATACTGAAAGATCCAGAAAGCTAAAAAAAACAGCAGAAAGAAAGAGCAAAAATCATAACCTGTTGCGAGTTGAAACCTTAGCTTCAGAAGAAGCAGCGGAGCAGAAACAGAGAAAAACAaagtgggagtgggagtgggagaTCATAAACAATTAAACATTAGGGTGCAGCGCAATTTAGTGTGGAAGAACTGTCGAGAAAAAGCCTTCCTCTCTGGAGAAatgtaaaagaaaaggaattacaGCCGCTGCTTTGTCTTCCTGTAAATAATGGGACTGTAGTGTGGACTCGTGCTGCATAGCTTGTCATTTTTAGACACGTGTCGATTTAGGAACGAAACGTTTGGgcttttcatttgttttgggCTTTTGGCCCTTTTAGAAAGAGCCGAACTTTAAAGTAATCCATAAACCAGA
The window above is part of the Tripterygium wilfordii isolate XIE 37 chromosome 3, ASM1340144v1, whole genome shotgun sequence genome. Proteins encoded here:
- the LOC119994499 gene encoding UPF0161 protein At3g09310 isoform X1, translated to MAVVLSLTSLQQYRAVVNPNSKSFKSQLKIPNRSVYSTIQTRRSTILNVLKNRNSDETSTDDDDEVNDLGVKVALSVLKFYKREISPVIPRSCRYVPTCSEYSMEAYKKYGVAKGTILTAWRLCRCNPLGNQSCCGSGFDPPRWFDEEAPSEE
- the LOC119994499 gene encoding UPF0161 protein At3g09310 isoform X2; the protein is MAVVLSLTSLQQYRAVVNPNSKSFKSQLKIPNRSVYSTIQTRRSTILNVLKNRNSDETSTDDDDEVNDLGVKVALSVLKFYKREISPVIPRSCRYVPTCSEYSMEAYKKYGVAKGTILTAWRLCRCNPLGGSGFDPPRWFDEEAPSEE
- the LOC119994484 gene encoding scarecrow-like protein 9 → MVMDPRLRGFSGYMNGMGLGNQPISVLPNHNLVAGHSFENSLIDHNLRPHCYVPSDDPKPRKRDPYSTGNHEEDIPEDCDFSDTILGYISQILMEEDMEDKTCMFRDSLGLQAAEKSFYDVLGKNYPPSPEPHKQSYVHQNGQIPNDNLYGSYSNGVSNDGAMRTCLVDNNWIKNMGAYSSFQVQSLPVSCISQSSCSSLNSVITSVDGTLDSPSSTLWVPDQNTERQSIWQFKRGVEEARKFLPIGNELFVKLDMNGSLTQVAKGGMSDVALKIEKRDEEEYSPSGSRGRKNPHRDDADLEEVRSNKQAAIYIETTLRSDMFDDVLLCKVGKGLSDWTALRDALKEGASKSLRKHDKPKGSTGGKLRGKKQSGKKDVVDLRTLLIHCAQAVAADDHRSAHDLLRLIRQHSSPIGDGNQRLANCFADGLEARLAGTGSQIYKGLVKKRTPAADILKAYRLYIAACPFRKLSNFTANKTIQNMAENAKKLHIIDFGILYGFQWPTLIQRLSLRPDGPPKIRITGIDFPQPGFRPAEQVEETGRRLAAYAEHFKVPFEYNAIAKKWETIQLEELRIEKDEFLVVNCLYRSKNLLDETVVVDSSRDIFLNFISKINPAIFVHGIINGAYNAPFFVTRFREALFHFSAMFDMLETIVPRVDQERMLLEKEIFGGEALNVIACEGWERVERPETYKQWHVRHLRAGFAQVPLDREIVNKATNRVRSSYHRDFIIDEDSRWMLQGWKGRIVYALSAWKPA